In Phoenix dactylifera cultivar Barhee BC4 chromosome 11, palm_55x_up_171113_PBpolish2nd_filt_p, whole genome shotgun sequence, the following are encoded in one genomic region:
- the LOC103714754 gene encoding protein THYLAKOID FORMATION1, chloroplastic-like isoform X1 has protein sequence MAAISSVSFASLRQASSGRRPTPSASGSFATPAFRGPRLTPPKLRSRMVVRCVAATSDVPPTVSETKLNFLKSYKQPIPSIYNSVLQELIVQQHLMRYKRSYQYDAVFAVGFVTVFEQLMEGYPSNDDRDAIFRAYIQALKEDPEQYRCDAQKLEEWARAQNANSLADFSSREGEVEDILKNISERAQGKGNFSYSRFFAIGLFRLLEQANATEPTILEKLCAALNIDKQSVDRDLTVYRNLLSKFVQAKDLLKEYVDREKKKREERVESQKANEATTKCVGGFHCARHQQVNVLTCSKA, from the exons ATGGCAGCCATCTCTTCCGTCTCCTTCGCCTCGCTGCGGCAAGCCTCTTCGGGGAGGAGACCGACGCCCTCCGCCTCTGGATCCTTCGCCACTCCGGCTTTCAGAGGCCCTCGACTCACACCCCCTAAGCTGCGCTCTCGAATGGTGGTCCGGTGCGTCGCGGCCACAAGCG ATGTGCCACCCACTGTATCAGAAACAAAGTTGAATTTTCTCAAGTCATACAAGCAACCTATTCCGAGCATATACAATTCTGTATTGCAAGAACTCATTGTGCAGCAACATCTGATGAGGTACAAAAGATCTTATCAGTATGATGCTGTCTTTGCAGTTGGTTTTGTCACTGTATTTGAGCAGCTGATGGAAGGATATCCTAGCAATGATGATCGAGATGCCATCTTCAGAGCATATATCCAGGCCTTAAAGGAGGATCCTGAACAGTACAG ATGTGATGCACAAAAGCTGGAAGAATGGGCTCGTGCTCAAAATGCTAATTCATTAGCAGATTTTTCTTCGAGAGAAGGAGAGGTTGaagatattttgaaaaatatttctGAACGGGCTCAGGGTAAGGGAAATTTCAGCTATAGTCGATTCTTTGCAATTGGACTATTTCGTCTGCTTGAGCAGGCAAATGCAACAGAACCAACGATCTTAGAAAAG CTTTGTGCTGCCTTAAACATAGACAAACAAAGTGTGGATAGGGACCTCACTGTATACCGCAATCTTCTTTCAAAATTTGTCCAGGCCAAGGATCTTCTGAAGGAGTATGTTGATAG agaaaagaagaaaagagaggagagagtagaATCTCAGAAGGCTAATGAGGCTACCACTAAATGCGTGGGGGGTTTTCATTGTGCAAGGCATCAGCAAGTCAATGTTTTGACCTGTTCGAAAGCTTGA
- the LOC103714751 gene encoding LOW QUALITY PROTEIN: chlorophyll a-b binding protein CP29.1, chloroplastic-like (The sequence of the model RefSeq protein was modified relative to this genomic sequence to represent the inferred CDS: deleted 1 base in 1 codon) — translation MLIWQEKGKKKEGTEQRKQQEMASTAAATSPFLGARVPDSHPVKTGGRFQARFGFGGRKKTAAKKTAKSPVPDRPLWFPGATAPEWLDGSLVGDYGFDPLGLGKPAEYLQFDLDSLDQNLAKNLAGDVIGTRFENADVKSTPLQPYTEVFGLQRFRECELIHGRWAMLATLGALAVEGLTGVPWQDAGKVELENGPSYLGQPLPFSLTALIWIEVLVIGYIEFQRNAELDPEKRLYPGGKFFDPLGLASDPEKKATLQLAEIKHARLAMVAFLGFAVQAAATGKGPLNNWVTHLSDPLHTTILDTFSLFS, via the exons ATGCTCATTTggcaagagaaaggaaaaaaaaaagaaggaacagAGCAGCGGAAGCAGCAAGAAATGGCCTCCACTGCCGCGGCCACCTCCCCGTTTTTGGGCGCCCGGGTGCCCGACTCCCACCCGGTCAAGACCGGGGGCCGGTTCCAGGCCCGGTTCGGGTTC GGTGGCAGGAAGAAGACCGCGGCCAAGAAGACCGCCAAGTCCCCCGTCCCGGACCGGCCTCTCTGGTTCCCGGGCGCCACGGCCCCGGAGTGGCTGGACGGTTCGCTGGTGGGGGACTACGGGTTCGACCCGCTCGGGCTGGGCAAGCCGGCCGAGTACCTCCAATTCGATCTCGATTCTTTGGACCAGAACCTGGCCAAGAACCTGGCCGGGGACGTGATCGGGACCAGATTCGAAAACGCGGACGTGAAGTCCACCCCGCTGCAGCCCTACACGGAGGTGTTCGGGCTCCAACGGTTCCGCGAGTGCGAGCTCATCCATGGGCGGTGGGCAATGCTGGCCACGCTTGGTGCGCTCGCGGTCGAGGGGCTCACTGGCGTCCCATGGCAGGATGCTGGAAAG GTAGAGCTAGAGAATGGGCCCTCTTATCTCGGCCAGCCACTTCCCTTCTCCCTTACTGCATTGATATGGATTGAGGTGCTTGTGATCGGCTACATCGAGTTCCAGAGGAACGCCGAGCTCGACCCCGAGAAGAGGCTATACCCAGGTGGCAAGTTCTTCGATCCCCTTGGCCTTGCGTCTGACCCAGAGAAGAAAGCCACCCTACAGCTCGCGGAGATCAAGCACGCCCGCCTCGCCATGGTTGCCTTCTTAGGCTTTGCCGTCCAAGCTGCTGCCACCGGGAAGGGTCCTCTCAACAACTGGGTTACCCATCTCAGTGATCCACTCCACACCACCATCCTTGATACCTTCTCCTTGTTCTCTTAA
- the LOC103714754 gene encoding protein THYLAKOID FORMATION1, chloroplastic-like isoform X2: MAAISSVSFASLRQASSGRRPTPSASGSFATPAFRGPRLTPPKLRSRMVVRCVAATSVGFVTVFEQLMEGYPSNDDRDAIFRAYIQALKEDPEQYRCDAQKLEEWARAQNANSLADFSSREGEVEDILKNISERAQGKGNFSYSRFFAIGLFRLLEQANATEPTILEKLCAALNIDKQSVDRDLTVYRNLLSKFVQAKDLLKEYVDREKKKREERVESQKANEATTKCVGGFHCARHQQVNVLTCSKA; encoded by the exons ATGGCAGCCATCTCTTCCGTCTCCTTCGCCTCGCTGCGGCAAGCCTCTTCGGGGAGGAGACCGACGCCCTCCGCCTCTGGATCCTTCGCCACTCCGGCTTTCAGAGGCCCTCGACTCACACCCCCTAAGCTGCGCTCTCGAATGGTGGTCCGGTGCGTCGCGGCCACAAGCG TTGGTTTTGTCACTGTATTTGAGCAGCTGATGGAAGGATATCCTAGCAATGATGATCGAGATGCCATCTTCAGAGCATATATCCAGGCCTTAAAGGAGGATCCTGAACAGTACAG ATGTGATGCACAAAAGCTGGAAGAATGGGCTCGTGCTCAAAATGCTAATTCATTAGCAGATTTTTCTTCGAGAGAAGGAGAGGTTGaagatattttgaaaaatatttctGAACGGGCTCAGGGTAAGGGAAATTTCAGCTATAGTCGATTCTTTGCAATTGGACTATTTCGTCTGCTTGAGCAGGCAAATGCAACAGAACCAACGATCTTAGAAAAG CTTTGTGCTGCCTTAAACATAGACAAACAAAGTGTGGATAGGGACCTCACTGTATACCGCAATCTTCTTTCAAAATTTGTCCAGGCCAAGGATCTTCTGAAGGAGTATGTTGATAG agaaaagaagaaaagagaggagagagtagaATCTCAGAAGGCTAATGAGGCTACCACTAAATGCGTGGGGGGTTTTCATTGTGCAAGGCATCAGCAAGTCAATGTTTTGACCTGTTCGAAAGCTTGA